In a single window of the Raphanus sativus cultivar WK10039 chromosome 9, ASM80110v3, whole genome shotgun sequence genome:
- the LOC108825633 gene encoding uncharacterized protein LOC108825633 has product MIPLVNHLLQLTTTISSFKHSTKLTKTLFLNYKSDLRTMEATFISSSASVSPLRFHPLVFSPKKTTMMKKKMMSVSAAASSGKDHYYGGGRLVDENMIVLRKRIHEMKMAERNYEPPSHWMDWEKRFYSSYDSVICDSVGLLQSFLMNSRPTVAFATILLLVVSVPVSSSVLAFRLLDLLQWVLAAATSGHVG; this is encoded by the coding sequence atgattccACTTGTCAATCACCTTCTCCAACTAACAACAACTATCTCCTCCTTCAAACATTCTACTAAACTCACAAAAACACTTTTTCTTAATTACAAATCCGATCTCAGAACAATGGAAGCTACATTCATCTCTTCGTCGGCTTCAGTTTCTCCACTCCGGTTCCATCCACTGGTGTTTTCCCCTAAGAAAAcgacgatgatgaagaagaagatgatgagcgTTTCTGCAGCTGCTTCTTCAGGAAAAGACCATTACTACGGAGGAGGGAGACTGGTGGACGAGAACATGATCGTTCTGAGGAAACGCATCCACGAGATGAAGATGGCTGAGAGAAACTACGAACCTCCTTCTCACTGGATGGATTGGGAGAAGCGTTTCTACAGCAGCTACGACTCTGTCATCTGCGATTCCGTTGGTCTTCTCCAGAGTTTCCTTATGAACTCTCGCCCCACCGTTGCATTCGCAACGATTCTTCTCCTCGTCGTTAGTGTTCCGGTTTCCTCCTCTGTTTTAGCCTTTCGCCTTCTTGACCTCCTCCAATGGGTTCTCGCCGCCGCAACATCCGGTCACGTGGGCTGA